Within Candidatus Methanoperedens sp., the genomic segment AAGCACAGTTTTAGACCCGTAATTCTAAGATAATTCAAGCACTGTGCAATATGAATATCATCGAATTCCTTAACGGTTTTTAATTCAACTAAGATTTCATCCTCAACCAGAATATCCGCGATGTAATCGCCGACTAATTCATTTTTGTAATATACCTTTAACGGCGCCTGCGGGAATGTTTTTAGCCCTTTCAGGTTAAGCTCCACCGACAGTGCATTTTCATAGACTTTTTCAAGAAAGCCAGCGCCAAGAATATTGCTTACTTCAAACGCCGCGCCAATAATCTTCTCTGATAATTGATTCAATCTATCTTCGTTCGCATTTACCTGGAGTGCCATATTCTCAAAACCTTGATCTCATGCAACCATTTTCCATACTCACCGATTCATTAAATCTGCGTTCATCTGCGTTTATCTGCGTTCGTATATACAACATCCATGCGAGAAATATAAAAACGTTCTTGCACCTACATAAAAGTAGGTCGAGAGGGTAACAAACATTGCGTTTGGGATCCGTTCCCGTAGATTAACCTGTTGCCCTC encodes:
- a CDS encoding GxxExxY protein; amino-acid sequence: MALQVNANEDRLNQLSEKIIGAAFEVSNILGAGFLEKVYENALSVELNLKGLKTFPQAPLKVYYKNELVGDYIADILVEDEILVELKTVKEFDDIHIAQCLNYLRITGLKLCLLINFSKPRVEIKRIVNGI